The Bos taurus isolate L1 Dominette 01449 registration number 42190680 breed Hereford chromosome 18, ARS-UCD2.0, whole genome shotgun sequence nucleotide sequence cccacacacatacacccacacccCGTTGCTCTGGGCCAGCCAGGTGAGGGCTGTACTGACCCGCGGGTCTTCAGCACAGGTGAACTAAGGCCGACAGAACATCCTCACCTGACAGGTGGGAAGGGGCGGGGCAAGCAGGTGCAGAGAGCCGCTGCTCCCCGTCTACCCTGGGTATGCCCACGCGGAGCGTAGCAGCCAATAGACGGCAAGAACGTCACCACGCAGATCCCCCAAAGGCCCGTCATCACCGCTTGCCGGTGGGATCCTGTCCTAGAGGTGAGGAGTCAGGGTGGTGGGcgtttcctcctgccttctccctGGAATCTTTCTCTCCCTGTTTTTCTCCCTTCCTGGTTGGAACCTACTCGCTGAGCCCTATTCTCTGCTCCCAGTCTCTCCAGTTAGACTCATCAGAGCCCAGGGACCAAAGAAACCCTCAGAGAGAAGGAGGTATGTCCCATTGCTCTGCTTTGATGAAAAAGTCCACCCACAAAACACATCTGTTTGGCATATTTGGGTACATCTCTCAGCTCTTCCCAACCTCTAGGTCTgaagttgttgtttagccactgagttttatctgactctttgcaaaccctatggactgtagcccaccaggcttctctgtccatgggattctccagacaagactactgcagtgggttgagtttcctcttccaggggatcttcctgacccagagatcaaacctgggtctcctgcattggcaggcggattctttaccactgcgccacctggcaagcccctcGGTCTAAAGTAGAGGATGAACTTGGGTTGCTCTGACTTGAACGTCAGGACCAActgatgtgtgtctgtgtcttaAAGGAGTCTGGGGGTGTTACTCACCGTGGCTTACAGTCATCAAAGCGCTCTGCGACACCCTACAGTCCTGAGGGTGCTCTTTGTCACGGGAGGAAACCGAGTTACTGAGGGAAACGCCTTTGCCTGGGGCACCAAGACTCGGTATTCAAACGGGGTCTGATTTCAGGCCCTGTAATCCTAACAGCTTCTGTAGGATCACTCAAGACCCCCTTCtagcaaatgaacttatctacaaaacgaACGCACGGACGTAGAAAACTGTTTTCTCCAGTTGCTGCCCGAGGGCTCTGAGTGGAAGCTAGTCTCTcgctgcagagcaggggctcaggGCACTCAAGCGTCAGGAGCTGAGGCTCCCGGGCCCTGGAGCTCTGCtgcatgggctcagctgccctCGGCATGGGGGACcctcctgggatcaaacccgtgtccccggCATTGGCGGGAAGACTCTTAGCCACTGTAttcccagggaagtcctcagaatACCTTTATACCAAAAGtctttactgtgtgtgtgtgtaactggatGTTACGTTAACAAGTGCAACTGGAAAGAACTCATCTGAAAACCCTGTGACTGATTTTCAGTAAGTGACGGTAACCTATTGGCCAATTCCATTAAGCCTAGCCTGTTAGCCAGGACCACTCACTGGCAAGTGTTTTCAGTCTTCCTCTATGACCTCCCCCAGGGCTCAgcaggtaaggaatctgcctgcaatgcaggagacccgggttcgatctctgggtcggaaagatgccctggaggagggcatggcaacccactccagtattcttgcctggagaatcccatgcacagagaagcctagtggtctacagtccttggggtcgcaaagagtcagacaccactgagcaactaactcttcaCTCTTCTAACAGGTCCCATTGGCTTCGTTTACCAAAGACTACTTTTCCATTCCACCTGAGCTCTCAGCCTTGCATCAAGATGAGAGAAGCCAAAATAGCCCCCTTATCCAATTACGGACTGCAGTGGTGTTTCGAGCAGCTGGGCAAAGAGGAGTTCCAGACATTTAAGGCCCTCCTGAAGGAGCATGCGTCAGAATCAGCAGCGTGCTCCTTCCCGCTGGTCCAGGTGGACAGGGCTGATGCGGAGTCCCTCGCCTCCCTCCTGCATGAGCATTGCAGAGCATCTCTCGCCTGGAAGACATCCACTGACATCTTTGAAAAGATGAGCCTGTCGGCACTGTCTGAGATGGCAAGGGACGAGATGAAAAGTGAGTGAGATTGGGGCAGACCTCGGGGGTAGGGGAAATGGGGGGTGACCTCAAGTTCGCAGGGGATAGGGAAGGTAccgttgggggtgggagggtgtcCATCTCTACAGCGGGACTCTGAACTAGGAgaactcactcactcactgctcAACCTCCCTCGCTGGAAACCCAAGTAATCTCCAGCCCATGAAACAATGAAGGAGAAGACAGGtctgcctggtgggctgaaggTAGCAGACGGCACGTGGAGTCAAAAGTGCCACGCCAGAGCTCTGGTGGCCCCACATGTGTGACTTCTGGCAAAGTCTCTCCTTCTCTACATCCGGGGGACAGTATTTGTGCTGCGTCTACGTGCTGTTGCCAAGGTCCAATAAGAAAGTGAATCTTCATCTTGTTTCTCCTCATTAATTTTCTGTCCGGAAGATCTGTCCTCCGGTGAGAGTAGGGTCCTAAAGCCCCCCACTGCTCTCTTGTCGCCGTCAATTCCCCTTTAACAGCGGCCAGCATCGGCCTCGTGCACTGAGGTGCTGCTTTGTTGGGTGCGTGTATCTTTGTAATTGTTACATCATCTTCTTGGATAGATCCCTCagtcattatgtagtggccttccttgtctcttgtgaATGTGcttggtcctgtctgactctttgcaaccccatggacttgtagcctgccaggttcctctgttcatcttcctggaattttccaccgtttcctcctccaggggctcttcctgacccagggatcaaagccaagtctctcatgtctcctgctttggcaggtggattctttaccactagcttcagttcagttcagtcgctcagtcgtgtccgactctgcaaccccgtgaatcgcagcacgccaggcctccctgtccatcaccatctccttatttttaaagactattttatctaatatgagtattgctactcctgcttctTTTGACTTccgtttgcatggaatatctttttccagcccttcactttcagtctgtgtgtgtccctaggtctgaggcatttgggtttgtttgtttttaagaacagTAACAGCTGTAGAAAGGGTGTCTCCCTTATTTCTTGCCTTAGATTTAGAGACTAAGGTTCAAGGAACTTCTCTAAGGATTGCCCTCCCTCAGAATGTTGGTACGCATATTCTAGCAATGTACTTACATCAAGTTCTGTGGTTATCTTAAGGTATTTCAAAGAAAGgtagtaggaaaaaaataatagctcTCCTTTATCAGGAGGAATTCTCTCCTTCAACTGTGAACAAAAACTTAAGAGTCCCAAGTGTGAGCAGCCAGATTGGCTCTAAAGACTTACAGGTATTACACACCCAGATGTTGCTCATCTGTTGTGTCCATAAAGAGCTTGAACAGAAGCTCTTCCTTCTGAGAATCAAAAAAAAATCCCTGGATGGAAAACATGTTACTGTTATTCATaggaaattgttgttgttgttcagctgctcagtcatgtctgagtttgcgaccccatggactgcagcacgccaggcctccctgtccatcaccaagtcctggagcttactcaaactcatgtccactgagccagtgatgccatccaaccttctcatcctctgttgtccccttctcctcctgccttcaatctttcccagcatcagggtcttttccagtgagtcagctctttgcatcaggtggccaaagtattggagcttcagcatcagtcattctaatgactagtcagggttgatttcctttacgattgactggttggatctccttgcagtccaagggcctctcgagtatcttctccaacaccacagttcaaaagcatcaattcttcagcactcagatctGTTTATagtccagatctcacatccatacatgactactggaaaaaccatagctctgactgtAAGGACCTTAGCCAGCAAAgtgaaatctctgctttttaatacactgtctaggtttgtaatagctttccttccaaggagcaagggtcttgtaatttcatggctgcagtcactgtctgcagtgattttggagcccaggataataaaatctgtcactgtagGAAATGAAGGttataaaatcaaaataagagTGGATGTTTAGTGATCAGTACCCCCAGCCGAGCCACCGTGTTGAGACTGTCACAGGCCCTGAGTCTCCATTTTCCTCGCTGCAGACGAATTGGGGAATAAACTGAGATGCTGAGACGAGTGTGGGTTCCCTTCAGTATTTTGGGCTGGAGATGTTTTCATCCCTGATGAGGGTAGCTGCCATGACGTTATTGAGACACGGTCTCAACTGTTCTTGATTGCAGAGTATCTACTGGCTGAAATATCAGAAGATTCTGCACCAACAAAGACTGACCAAGGTCCAAGCATGAAAGAAGTGCCAGGTTAGTTGGGGATCGCGGGGAGGGACGAAGTGGTGGAAACGGATGTGTGTGAATTATGCTGCTCTTAACATTTATATACAAGAATGTGATCATgcgaaaaaaaattttttttgatatggatcatttttaaagtctgtattgaacttgttgcaatattgtttctgttttatatttttgtttttgttggccctgaggcatgtgagattttaggcccttgaccaggggtcaaacccacaacccctgaattagaaggtgaagtcttgacCACTGCACCACCTTGGAAGTCCTGGTGGTGATATCTAAGAtattagtggggcttcccaggtggctcagtagtaaagaatctacctggcaatgcaggaaacccaggtttgatcccgggatcaggaagatgccctggaggaggaaatggctacagggactgtagcctgccaggctcctcagtccatggggattctctaggcaagaatactggagtggggtgtcatttcctcccccaggggatcttcccgacccagcgattgaaccctcatctccagcgtcttctgcactgtaggcagattctttgccacaaAGATACAGTGGCAAGCAGCAAAGTCTCTGGCACCGCCCATGGTGGGGACACAAACTTGTAAAGCGTCAGGTGTGACGTGCGGGAAAGAGGTCCAGTTAAAGGGACACAGCTCTATTTCCCAGGACATCCATCCGCTCTGAGGCAGTGATCTTAGGGACAGAGATCCTTATACGCACACTGCTAGGAAGAAAGGAAAGCGCCCCAGAGGCAGGCTGGCTGTCTTCGCAGCGACTAAGTCTGTGGTCTTTGTTTTGCGTCTTTGCTTGTTTCTCGCTAAAACTGTGACTCTCTTCACACCCAGTCCCATTCTTCCCCTCTCTTCCGTCCCATGCAGGCCCCAGAGAGGACCCACAGGACTCGCGGGACTACAGGATCCACGTGATGACGACATTCTCCACCAGGCTGGACACACCCCAGCGCTTTGAAGAATTTGCCTCCGAGTGTCCGGACGCGCACGCGCTATCCGGGGCATTTAACCCAGACTCCTCGGGGGGCTTCCGGCCTCTCACGGTGGTTCTGCACGGACCCCCGGGGGTTGGGAAGTCCTCGCTGGCCCGGAGGCTCCTACTGTTCTGGGCGCAAGGCGACCTCTACAAGGGCTTGTTCTCCTACGTCTTCCTTCTCCGCGCCAGAGACCTCCAGGGGTCCAGGGAGACCAGCTTTGCGGAGCTCATCTCCAAGGAGTGGCCGGACGCCCCGGTCCCGGTGGAGAAGGTCCTGTCCCAGCCTGAAAGGCTCTTGATTGTGGTAGATGGACTCGAAGAGCTGGAGCTCACCTTCAGAGACCAGGACTCCAGCCTCCTGGCTGACTGGGCGGAGAGGCAGCCCGCCCCCGTCCTGGCGCACAGCCTGCTGAAGAAAGTCCTGCTCCCCGAGTGCGCCCTCCTCCTCACCGTCCAGGACGCGGGATTGCAGAGGCTCCAAGCCCTGCTCCGGTCTCCCCGTTACCTATGGGTCGGGGGCCTCTCAGTGGAAAACAGGATGCAGTTGCTCCTCGGCGGCGGGAAGCACTGCCGTCGTAAGACATGCGCCTGGCACGCGGGGGCCGACCACCAGGAGGTGCTTGACAAGTGTCAGGTGCCCGTGGTGTGCGCCCTGGTCCGTGAGGCCCTCGAACTGCAGGGGGAGCCGGGGAAAGGCCTTCCCGTCCCCGGCCACACCCTCACGGGCTTGTACGCCACCTTCGTGTTCCAGCGGCTGGCTCCCAAAGATGCAGGCTGGCGCGCGCTGAGCGGGGAGGAACGCGGTGCCCTGAAGGGCTTGTGCCGGCTGGCAGCGGACGGCGTGTGGAACGCGAAGTTCGTGTTTGACGGCGACGACCTGGGCGTCCACGGGCTGCAGGGGCCCGAGCTCTCCGCCCTGCAGCAGGCGAGCATCCTTCTCCCTGACGGCCACTGCGGAAGGGGCCACGCATTCTCCCACCTCAGCCTCCAGGAGTTCTTTGCGGCCTTGTTCTACGTCCTGCGAGGCGTCGAGGGAGACGGGGAGGGCTACCCGCTGTTCCCCCAGAGCACAAAGAGTCTGACGGAGCTCAGGCATATTGACCTCAACGTTCAGCTGGTCCAGATGAAGAGATTCCTATTTGGCCTTGTGAGCAAGGAGGTGATGCGGGCCCTGGAAACCCTCCTAGGCTGTCCCGTCGCCCCCGTGGCTAAGCAGCAACTTCTGCACTGGATCTGCCTGCTGGGTCAGCACCCTGCTGCCGCCGCCTCCCCAGACTTGCTCGAGGCCTTCTACTGCCTTTTCGAGACACAGGACGACGAGTTCGTTCGCTTGGCCTTGAACGGCTTCCAAGAAGTGTGGCTGCAGTTGAACCGGCCAATGGACTTAACGGTGTCTTCCTTCTGTCTCCGGCGTTGCCAGCATTTACAGAAAGTTCGACTGGATGTCAGAGGGACCCCAAAGGATGAATTTGCTGAGGCATGGTTCGGGGCTCCCCAAGGGTGAGTGCCCCACCTCTGCCGTTCCCGTTCTTGTGTTTCTTTCCAACACAAGAGAGGTATAACTGAGCAAAATTGCACGTATGTAAGGTGTATGACTTGGTGTTTTGATGTACCTGAAATGATCACCATCAGGCTAGTCAGCACACCCATCGCCTCATATAGGTAccattttctttgtgtgtgaaAACACCTAAAGACTATCCCCCTGGGTGTGCATCACTGTGTTAACACATTAGAGCTCCAGAATGCACTCATCCTGATAGCTGCAACTTTGTACCCTTTGGCCAACATCTCCCAGTTCCCCACCCCAAGGCCAGGCAACCACCGCTCCACGCCCGGCTTCCGTGAATTTGACTGCTTTAGAATCTAAGTGAGACCGGGCACGTCTCTccgtgactggcttatttcacttggcacaGTGTCCTCTAGCTGACCGCTGTTCTGGCCAATGGCAgtgcttccttctttttcaaggctggataatattccattgtatgtgtgtacacCACATTTTCTCTTTGTACGTATTTATTtgtagttggaggataattgcttcatagtgttgtgttggtctctgccacacATCcacgtgaatcagccacaggtatacatgtgtcccccgctcttgaacctccctccctgccaccccatcccagcactctaggtcatcacagcaccgagctgagctccctgtgtcatatggCAAATTCCCATCAGCTGTCTGTTTAACATATGATAATGTACCTGTCTCAAGGCTACTCTCTTGATTGATCCCAGCCTCTCCgtcccccgctgtgtccacaagtcggTTCTCTAGGtctgtctctcttcctgccctgcaagtagatgcgtcagtaccatctttctagattccatatatatgtgttaatatgcaaaatttatttgtgtctttctgacttacttcactctgtatataataggctctaggtttatctatgtcattagaactgactcagtttctttcctttttgtggctgagtataTCCCACTGAGTATATATGTAacacaacttcttcatccactCCGCTAtcggtggacatctaggttgctcccatgtcctggctgttgtaaacagcgCTGCAGTGGACACTGGGGCACAcacaccacagtttctttatccactgatggacacttaggttgtttctgtatcttgactgttgtgaataatgtACAAATACCTCTCTGGGACCCTGGTTCCAATTCTCTTGGACACATCCCCaaaagtgggatttctggatcatatggtagaggatgagatggctggatggcatcaccgactcagtggacatgaacttgggcaaactctgggaaacagtgtaggacagggaaggctggcgtgctccagtccatggagtcacaaagagtcggacatgacttggcgactgagcaacagcaaatggtagttctatttttaattttgggggggacgttccataccgttttccatagtggctacacttTGACGTTCAAGAGGGAGCTAGAATTCAAGCACAAATCTTACTTAGAGCTGGCGGTATGCCCTGTGGGTACAGAAGTGTTCTGGAGGCAGTTTGGTTCTGACAACACTCCTCCAGACCATGAGATCAGATCCACTCAGAGCCTCTGAGACCCTCCCCCATCCTAACAGCCTGACTTCTCTCCTCGGGCATGGATGGGGCAGTTGCTCATGTCAGAATCCATCCTGTATGAACAAATGTTTGTTTCCTTCTCCGCAATAGGCTGAAGATCAAGACCCTTGATGAGCACTGGGAAGACCTCTGCTCCGTGCTCAGCACGCACCCAAACCTACGACAACTCGACCTGAGTGGCAGCGTCTTGAGCAAGGAGGCCATGAAAACCCTGTGTGTCAAGCTGCGGCAGCCAGCCTGTAAAATACAGAATCTGATGTGAGGCTTCCCAGACCCCGTACATCCCTTTGTGTGGCTGTGTCATGGCTCTCCTCTCCTACCTACTGATCTATAGAGTGTATTTGCAGGGAATAAGGGCTGTGGAAGGTGTAGCAACCAAGTTCCCAAAAGTATAGGTGGGGAATGACTAAGGATCTTGTGAAGGGATTACTAAGGTGGGTTCATTTACTCAGGGTTTTGAAGGATGCATAGGAGTTGCTTAGTTGGAGCAGGAAGTGAGGAAGGTTCATTTCAGTACTGTGTTCATTGATACCATAAATTTACGTTGTCTGATGAATCATGTGTCAGTACCTCATCAATGTTATATACAAAGCACTTTAGATGTCATATGTATAACTACATATGTGTCTATACATATGTGTAATATTTATACACATAATGATTCACACATTGATAATGAAGAAGCATCAGTAAGGTTGCTTTATggattcctgggtaggaaagatcccctggagaaggaaatggcaacccactccagtattcttgcctggagaatcccatgcacagaggagcctggtgggctacagtccatagagtcacaaagagtcagacacaactttgcgaCTAAGCCGCAACAACAACGCGGTAGCCCTGCCTGGACACTGATGAATGAATCATTACAAACTTTTACGGCATCCACATTACGGTCATAAtcataatacaatattatattgtacATAATACAATAAACATAATACAACATTGctatatttaagaaaaacactTACCTTTAATGATTGGCTGACAGGCTGTTTCTCTGGTTATAAGAGAGAAGAGCCTTCTGTACACTAATgtaattctttgaaagcaaagttctaaaatagtaagaaaacaaacacatcatTGATTTTATGCTGAATACCACTCACCTCATTCCTGTGTAGGGATAGGCGATCCACATCAATGCCAGTTTTGCATACGATGGTCTACatgtgtgtttttatatttattgaaaaaaacccCACATACACG carries:
- the NLRP5 gene encoding NACHT, LRR and PYD domains-containing protein 5 (The RefSeq protein has 9 substitutions compared to this genomic sequence) — translated: MREAKIAPLSNYGLQWCFEQLGKEEFQTFKALLKEHASESAACSFPLVQVDRADAESLASLLHEHCRASLAWKTSTDIFEKMSLSALSEMARDEMKKYLLAEISEDSAPTKTDQGPSMKEVPGPREDPQDSRDYRIHVMTTFSTRLDTPQRFEEFASECPDAHALSGAFNPDPSGGFRPLTVVLHGPPGVGKSSLARRLLLFWAQGDLYKGLFSYVFLLRARDLQGSRETSFAELISKEWPDAPVPVEKVLSQPERLLIVVDGLEELELTFRDQDSSLLADWAERQPAPVLAHSLLKKVLLPECALLLTVQDAGLQRLQALLRSPRYLWVGGLSVENRMQLLLGGGKHCRRKTCAWHAGADHQEVLDKCQVPVVCALVREALELQGEPGKGLPVPGHTLTGLYATFVFQRLAPKDAGWRALSGEERGALKGLCRLAADGVWNAKFVFDGDDLGVHGLQGPELSALQQASILLPDGHCGRGHAFSHLSLQEFFAALFYVLRGVEGDGEGYPLFPQSTKSLTELRHIDLNVQLVQMKRFLFGLVSKEVMRALETLLGCPVRPVAKQQLLHWICLVGQHPAAAASPDLLEAFYCLFEAQDDEFVRLALNGFQEVWLQLNRPMDLTVSSFCLRRCQHLRKVRLDVRGTPKDEFAEAWSGAPQGLKIKTLDEHWEDLCSVLSTHPNLRQLDLSGSVLSKEAMKTLCVKLRQPACKIQNLIFKGARVTPGLRHLWMTLIINRNITRLDLTGCRLREEDVQTACEALRHPQCALESLRLDRCGLTPASCREISQVLATSGSLKSLSLTGNKVADQGVKSLCDALKVTPCTLQKLILGSCGLTAATCQDLASALIENQGLTHLSLSGDELGSKGMSLLCRAVKLSSCGLQKLALNACSLDVAGCGFLAFALMGNRHLTHLSLSMNPLEDPGMNLLCEVMMEPSCPLRDLDLVNCRLTASCCKSLSNVITRSPRLRSLDLAANALGDEGIAALCEGLKQKNTLTRLGLEACGLTSEGCKALSAALTCSRHLASLNLMRNDLGPRGMTTLCSAFMHPTSNLQTIGLWKEQYPARVRRLLEQVQRLKPHVVISDAWYTEEEEDGPCWRI